A genomic stretch from Maniola hyperantus chromosome 22, iAphHyp1.2, whole genome shotgun sequence includes:
- the LOC117992888 gene encoding lipase 3-like, with protein MKLSIIVFTLIVLTQCSEGRYVDWFPQNIVNTLADKTSQVTNYVRSKGRSLKQFYVENVRNRITSYLGFNNHSETILTDNQERIKRKFKDYVDEAEAKDQKVFDVIAPEKLEYKCNDKDPSIQMTTPQLIALHGYVSESHTIVTEDGYILTVHRIPYSRNATSRVSPRKTVLLHHGLLGSSADWILAGPEKGLAYILSEAGYDVWLANVRGNTYSRAHMSLNADTFAFWNFTFHEVSQYDLPAVIDYIMDIKGWDVKINYVGHSMGTTILFAMLSTKTHYNKVLRAGFALAPVAFMTDIKSPIRLLAKYSDNLEYLLKILGANEFLPQNSVLRWLSKHACEINHYEEAICENSLFVLCGHDAQQFNRSLLPIILSHVPAGASTKTLVHYAQEIKNAGRFQQFDYGPEGNLRQYDTLAPPEYPLHKITLPIALFGAENDWLASDTDVTNLYVQLANPIDHYIVPLKEFNHVDFLWAIDARKLVFDKLLQLLEEGVSKSYFNNDISHNSLDD; from the coding sequence ATGAAGCTCTCAATAATTGTGTTTACATTAATTGTTCTCACACAATGCAGCGAAGGCAGATATGTCGACTGGTTTCCTCAAAACATAGTCAATACTTTAGCAGACAAAACATCTCAAGTGACTAACTACGTGCGGTCAAAGGGGCGCAGTTTAAAGCAATTCTACGTCGAAAATGTAAGAAACAGAATAACCTCTTATCTCGGCTTCAACAATCACTCCGAAACAATTCTAACTGATAACCAAGAGAGGATAAAAAGGAAGTTTAAGGACTATGTAGACGAGGCGGAAGCGAAGGATCAAAAGGTTTTCGACGTTATCGCTCCAGAAAAGCTTGAATATAAGTGTAATGATAAAGATCCCAGTATCCAAATGACTACTCCACAACTGATAGCGTTGCACGGGTATGTTTCAGAATCACATACCATAGTCACTGAGGACGGATATATTCTTACAGTTCACAGGATACCTTATTCCCGAAATGCTACAAGTAGAGTGAGCCCTAGGAAAACGGTTCTATTGCATCACGGTCTTCTCGGCAGTTCAGCGGATTGGATCTTAGCGGGACCCGAGAAAGGTCTCGCCTACATTCTGTCCGAGGCAGGCTACGATGTCTGGCTAGCAAACGTCCGTGGCAATACATATTCCAGAGCGCACATGTCTTTGAACGCCGATACTTTTGCCTTTTGGAATTTCACATTCCACGAAGTCAGCCAATACGACTTGCCCGCAGTTATAGATTATATCATGGATATCAAAGGATGGGACGTGAAAATAAACTACGTCGGTCACTCGATGGGGACTACCATTTTATTCGCGATGCTCTCTACAAAAACACATTACAATAAAGTTTTGAGAGCCGGCTTTGCGTTAGCACCTGTTGCCTTTATGACCGACATTAAAAGTCCAATTCGTTTACTTGCGAAATACAGTGATAATTTGGAATATCTGTTAAAAATTCTCGGTGCGAATGAATTTTTACCACAAAACTCTGTTCTTCGGTGGTTGTCGAAGCATGCTTGTGAAATAAATCACTATGAGGAAGCGATATGTGAGAATTCGTTGTTCGTCTTGTGTGGCCACGACGCACAGCAGTTCAATCGCAGTCTTCTGCCGATTATATTGAGCCACGTTCCTGCTGGTGCGTCTACCAAAACATTGGTGCATTACGCACAGGAGATCAAAAACGCCGGACGTTTCCAACAATTTGATTACGGCCCCGAGGGAAATTTAAGACAGTACGACACATTGGCACCGCCAGAATATCCTTTACACAAAATCACGTTACCAATTGCCCTGTTCGGTGCCGAGAATGATTGGCTGGCGAGTGATACCGATGTCACAAACTTATACGTCCAATTAGCTAACCCAATCGACCATTACATAGTGCCGTTAAAGGAGTTTAACCACGTTGACTTTTTGTGGGCGATAGATGCACGTAAACTCGTTTTTGATAAACTCCTACAACTTTTGGAGGAAGGTGTAAGCAAGTCGTATTTTAACAATGATATAAGCCATAATAGCTTAGATGACTAG